The sequence GAGTGCCTCATTTCCGTCTTCAAACTAAGATTGTTATTACAACCACTTTTATCCTTATTGGTCTAGGAATGATATTCCTGATGCTTGGGGATAAAAATAACCTTATGCGACAACATAGTTTTGGCGTCAATTTATTGACAGCTTTTTTTCAATCGGTAACGGCCAGAACAGCGGGATTTAATACAATTGCAATAGGGTCTTTGGCTCCAGGGGCGTTGTTTATTATTATTGTGCTTATGTTCATCGGGGCTTCCCCCGGCTCTACTGGAGGAGGAATTAAGACTACTACTATTGCTGTTGTTTTTGGAGCTATTAAAAGCAAATTAATGGGCAACGATAAAACTAATCTATTCCATCGCTCTCTATCTTCTGAGATAATAACAGTTGCTGCAATGATAATAGTTCTTTCGGGATTAGTCATTGTTTTAGGGACGTTTCTTGTAAGTGCTTTTGAATTTAGTCGCCATCCTGAATGGCGTTTCATAGATGTCTTTTTTGAAGTCGTTAGTGCTTTCGGGACAGTCGGCCTTTCTACCGGACTAACATTCGACCTCAGTACCTCGAGCAAAATAGTTCTGATATGCACTATGCTTTTAGGAAGAGTTGGCCCGCTAACATTCCTGTTTTCGGTGTCGAGACATATAAATGTTAAACGCATGGATCACATCGAAGAAAATATAATGATAGGTTAGGAAACGAGCGATTATGAAAAAAATAATAATTATTGGTGCAGGTCGTTTCGGATATGCTACGGCAAATCGTCTTTCCGAACTTGGCTCTAAAGTTACGGTAATAGATACAGATGAAAAAAGATTATTTTTATTAAGAAGCCTCGTGGCTGAGACTTTCATACTTGATGCTATCGACCGTGAGGCAATAGGAGCTAAGTTAACTGAACAAAACTACGACGCAGGTGTTGTGGGTATCGGAGATGATTTTTCAACTGCACTTTTAGTTAGTCTATATATGAAACAGTATGGTGTGCCGCTTATTGTTGCGCGAGCATCGAATCCAAAACAGGCAAGGATATTTAAAAAGATTGGGGTGAATATGGTTGTTACCCCCGAGGACGAAATGGGGCACCATCTTGCCGAAAAATTGATACTTGCCGATTCTGAACAGATAGACCTTTCAGTTAATTCCTCCATTATTAGAGTTTTAGCACCAGAATCTTTTATAGATAAATCAATTCAGGAACTCGAAATTACAGATAAGGGATTTTACCTTGTTTTCATCGCTAGACGCTACACCAAACAAGGCTTCGTAAAAATGGCATTCCCCGACGAAACTGACTTCAAGATAGCGAGAAACGATTATCTTGTTTTTGCCGGAGATACACGAAGGATAACTGCGTTCGTGGAGTCAGCGCTTTGATCTCGGTTTTTAACGAAAGGTGTTGTGGTTGCGGAGGATGTTGTTGTGCATGTCCGATCGATGCAATATTTATTCAAAATAGCAAAATTCGTATAAAAAGCAATTGCACCGAATGCGGGAAATGTATCCCTTTCTGTCCACATGGAGCGCTTTATCTGGAGCAAAAAAGCACATCTTGGCCAGCGATACGACCCCCTGAGAACCAATACGATGTGATAGTTATTGGGGGAGGGCCAGCTGGTTCGACTGCCGCAAGGGTTGCGGCGGAAAAAGGCGCTAAGGTTCTTCTTATTGAAAAAAAACCTGTTGTAGGTGCTCCCCAACTCTGCGCGGAGGGCATCAGTCACACCGGGCTTACAGATGTAATGCCGATTATCCGAGAAAGATGGATTGCTGCGCCGATTATCGGCGCGATCCTCGTTTCACCTTCCGGATTGAAAACTACTGTTAGGCATCCAAAAGCCGGTTATATTCTTGAAAGAAGGGTTTTCGATAGAGATTTATTCGCCATGGCCGGAGAAAAAGGCGTCAAGGTTCTAGTGTCGGCGACAGCGAGGGAATTTGTGTGGGAACACGATTGTATAGTCGGGTTGAATATCGACTGGAGGGGTGAATCGCTTACCATCAAAAGCAAGATATTCATTTGTGCCGATGGGGTAGAGGCCACTATGGCAAAATCGCTATTTCCCCGTGAATATTTAGCTCCCGACCAGATGCATGTTGCGGCACAAGTTGTAATGACTGGAATAAATCTTCAAGAAGGATTCCCTGAATTCCATGTGGGAAAAGAACTCGCTCCAGGGGGCTATGCCTGGGTATTTCCAAAGGGCGAGGACATCGCTAATGTAGGAATAGGAATAAATCCCTCTGTTTATTTGGAGACAAAAGCTACAGCATGGAGCCTGCTTAAGAAATTTATCGATACTCGATTTGGAAACGATGGAGAGATTATTGAAATAGCCAGTGGTAATGTTCCAACCGCGAAACGCCTCGAAAAAATCGCCTATAGGAATGTGCTATTCGCTGGGGATGCAGGAAGACTATCTGATCCAATATCGGGAGGTGGTTTAGCTAATGCGCTTCTTTCCGGTAAGCTTGCCGGTGATATAGCAGCGGTTTCAATAAATGGCAAATCACCCGAGGAGACCGAGAAAATACTGGCTGTATACGCTTCCTCGTGGGATAGGGCTAAAGGCAAACAAATGTCCTTCTATTGGAAGGCCAAGAATATTTTTGCCAGCTTGGAAAACAGCGATATAGAAAGCATCTGCAAAATCATCGATGACCGTTTTGGCAGGAATTCCTTCGATGGTATTGATATACCCGGCACCATTAAAGCGATTATTTCTGAGCGAAAGCTCTTGTGGCGATTCGCCAAAAGTTTGCTGCCCTCAAAAAAATAGATGCTTTATTTAGCGGAGGCTTTTATCTTGTTCGCCCTAACGGCAATTCTCGACTTCAACCTTGCACAAGTCTTATGATGGATAATCCCCTTTTTAGAGGCTTTATCTAAAACACTATATGCGTGTGGCAACGCCTCAAGCGCTGTTTCTTTATTTTGCGCAGTGCGAACCTGACGCATCATATCGCGAACATAACCTTTCATGACACGGTTATGTGCACGCTTTTTTTTATCCTGTCTAACGCGTTTTTCAGCGGACTTATCGACTTGTGTATTGGGCACTTATTCTCCTCCTGAACTATTCTTTGTTTTTCTTCTGTTTTGCGGCCATTGCCTTTTCTGCCATCTCTCCGATCTTCTCGACCGTTAAAGGAATGGTTTTGGCGAAGTTGCCTATTTTATCCGGTTTAACCGGAAGTAAATTGACTTCCTTGTCGTTTATAACGAGAAAAGCAATAGGCTCGACAGTGAAACCTCCACCACCACCGCCACCGATATTATTATTTTTTTCGTTTTTTGCTTCGGAACCACCAGCACCGAAACCCACGCTAACCTTACAAATTGGAACAACTGTCTTACCGCCCAATTCGATTGGATCGCCAATTATGGTTTTCGCTTTTGCGACCGTTTCGACATTTTGTAAAATTACCTTTAAAACCTCTTCAGCGAACATAATACCTCCCCGCTGTGAATTTAATCCTAAACCTCAAGGGGCTGTGCCTCTCGAGATTTTTTAAGCTTCTTATATTCGCGATACATTTTGAAAAGCTCAATCTTGGGTAAGCGCCAGACCAAACACCCAAATGGCACGAATATCATATTGAATATATTGTTTCTGGCTCTAATATGCAAACTAAAATCACATTTAGCTTGTGGATAAAAATCGTAAGTAATATCCAAGCTATCGAAAAAAGCAAAAGAAGATTTCAAGGCTGAAACCCACCCGAATATCATTCCAGTCAATGCAGGATCGTCATTACCAAAACCAATCCTGGTCGAAAGGATTTTTACGCGGAAGCTTGCAATCACCTTAAAAGTGAACCTAAAAACGCTTTTAACAACTTTGATAAGTATTGCTTTATGCGAATACCAAAAACTTAGACCCACATTTCTTGAAGCCTTATTTTTTGTATGTTTATCCTCGGCTTTGGTTTCATTTGTTTTTTGTTTTTTCGAGGGAGTTTTATCTTTATTAGAAAATTTATGAAACAGGAAACCTGTTCTTTTTCTGTTTGGTGAAAACTCCATCCAATACCCAATATACTTGATCTTAGCGTGATATCTAGTATCGGTTACCCTTAAATCTACGGTTACCGGTGCAAATATCATTGTTAAAAACAAAAGGAGTATGATACCGATGAGGGTCAATAATATGTAAAGAACGAATATCATCCTTTTATAGGACAAGCGAATATTCTATGAATTCTCTTCGCTTTGTCAAGAAATAAAATTTTGAGCTTGGCTCAAGTATCATGATTTAACCCCTATGGAATTCCTCATGATGTTTAATTATAGCCTCTATCTTGTTAATTTTGTTCTCTGGAATGGAGAAATAAATTTGCTTATCTGGAGAAAAAAGAAATTGGAGTAACTCAATATCAGCATAGTCAAGTGCTATACCTATGGAAGCACATTTCGAGCAAACAATTCCCCCGTGAATAGCTGAGAAAAGCGAGCCCTTTTCAGAAAGATCACCTCCGCAAATAGAGCATGATTGAACTATGGGTGAGTAGCCTCCAGCATCGATCAATCCACAACGAAAGCTAAGAATTTCAGATGAAATATTCTCGATATCGCAGTCACTCAATCCTATGAGCGAATTTATAAGAACCCTCCATATTGAATCCGATGATTCTCCCTCGAAAACAGCCTTATCTATTGCAGTAAGAATTGAAACTGCCGCCTGAATCCTGTCGTAGTCTTTTTTGATAACATAGTAATCATCAAGTATCTCGGCGGATGATAAAACCTGCATCTGACGAGTTGTTTTACTATAAATAGTCGCTTCGATCCGATTAAGTGGCTCTAGTGCGGAGGCCAATCCCTTTTTGGATTTAGCGGCTCGCGCGCCTTTGGCAATGACGCTCAGCTTTCCCTGCTCCTTAGTGAACAAAGTTGCAATTAGACTCGAATCTCCGAATTTTATTCTTCGAAGGACAATCGAGTCTAAGCAGTATATTTCCATCAGTTTAGTTGAATAGTCAATTAATTAGGAACTTCGGCTTTCTCGGATTTTTTCTCCTGAGCACGAGCCCTCTCTACTTGCTGCATGATAATAGTTTGGATCTCGGTGAATCTCGATTCTACAAGCTTTATCTCCTCTTCAGAAAGCCCAGCAGGAATCTCGGAATTGAAACTCTTGGCTGCCTCGAGTTCTGATATCGCCTGAACAAGCTGAGGTTTAAGTTCTGCAGGTGTCTCAGGATCATCGACACGAACCTTTATTTCCGCAATTTTAGCATCTATCTGCTCAGAGGAAATCCCTTCGGACCGCTTTTTTTGCATTAAATAATATGTAGAGAAAAGAACCTTCTGGTAAACGGCGTTAAAAGTATTAAGGTCGATCCCAATAGCTGCTAGCTCCGATTCAAGCTCCTCGACAGCCTTAGCTCCTTGAGCACTGAGCACCGGATTGTCATCGCGATATTTTTCGAGAGCATCTTTTTTCGAGGTCATTTTCTCGAAAACGATGGGATATATTTTCAGAAAAGTATCGATCTCTGAATTTGTGAGGGTTGGTATCTCTATCGTAGCTTTTTCCTTTGGGGTTTCAATCTCATTGATGACCTGCTCATCCTTTTTAGCGCAACCCGAAAGTAGAATCGTAAGTATTAAAGCCATAGCTACTAAGGTTTTAGTCAAATTCATTTTCTCTCCAATTTATGGGTTCAATCGATATATCAT is a genomic window of bacterium containing:
- the recO gene encoding DNA repair protein RecO — encoded protein: MEIYCLDSIVLRRIKFGDSSLIATLFTKEQGKLSVIAKGARAAKSKKGLASALEPLNRIEATIYSKTTRQMQVLSSAEILDDYYVIKKDYDRIQAAVSILTAIDKAVFEGESSDSIWRVLINSLIGLSDCDIENISSEILSFRCGLIDAGGYSPIVQSCSICGGDLSEKGSLFSAIHGGIVCSKCASIGIALDYADIELLQFLFSPDKQIYFSIPENKINKIEAIIKHHEEFHRG
- a CDS encoding geranylgeranyl reductase family protein — translated: MISVFNERCCGCGGCCCACPIDAIFIQNSKIRIKSNCTECGKCIPFCPHGALYLEQKSTSWPAIRPPENQYDVIVIGGGPAGSTAARVAAEKGAKVLLIEKKPVVGAPQLCAEGISHTGLTDVMPIIRERWIAAPIIGAILVSPSGLKTTVRHPKAGYILERRVFDRDLFAMAGEKGVKVLVSATAREFVWEHDCIVGLNIDWRGESLTIKSKIFICADGVEATMAKSLFPREYLAPDQMHVAAQVVMTGINLQEGFPEFHVGKELAPGGYAWVFPKGEDIANVGIGINPSVYLETKATAWSLLKKFIDTRFGNDGEIIEIASGNVPTAKRLEKIAYRNVLFAGDAGRLSDPISGGGLANALLSGKLAGDIAAVSINGKSPEETEKILAVYASSWDRAKGKQMSFYWKAKNIFASLENSDIESICKIIDDRFGRNSFDGIDIPGTIKAIISERKLLWRFAKSLLPSKK
- the rpsT gene encoding 30S ribosomal protein S20, with the translated sequence MPNTQVDKSAEKRVRQDKKKRAHNRVMKGYVRDMMRQVRTAQNKETALEALPHAYSVLDKASKKGIIHHKTCARLKSRIAVRANKIKASAK
- a CDS encoding sporulation protein, translating into MFAEEVLKVILQNVETVAKAKTIIGDPIELGGKTVVPICKVSVGFGAGGSEAKNEKNNNIGGGGGGGFTVEPIAFLVINDKEVNLLPVKPDKIGNFAKTIPLTVEKIGEMAEKAMAAKQKKNKE
- a CDS encoding TrkA family potassium uptake protein, whose amino-acid sequence is MKKIIIIGAGRFGYATANRLSELGSKVTVIDTDEKRLFLLRSLVAETFILDAIDREAIGAKLTEQNYDAGVVGIGDDFSTALLVSLYMKQYGVPLIVARASNPKQARIFKKIGVNMVVTPEDEMGHHLAEKLILADSEQIDLSVNSSIIRVLAPESFIDKSIQELEITDKGFYLVFIARRYTKQGFVKMAFPDETDFKIARNDYLVFAGDTRRITAFVESAL